In Pyrus communis chromosome 8, drPyrComm1.1, whole genome shotgun sequence, one genomic interval encodes:
- the LOC137743556 gene encoding protein DETOXIFICATION 19-like, with amino-acid sequence MENGDMVANTNNTTPLLDAGDHEDAGDHEEGWWNKVLDLEEAKNQVLFSLPMILTNVFFYMIPLISVMFAGHLGELQLAGATLANSWATVTGFAFMVGSSGALETLCGQGFGAKLYRMLGIYLQASCIISFLSSIAVSVVWFYTEPILILIHQDPQISKYAGLYMKYLIPGLFAYGFLHNILRFLQTQSVVMPLVYFSVIPVVLHVGIAYSLVHWTGLGYAGAPLAASISIWISMLMLATYVLCAKKLEVTWEGFSLESFHYVLSNLKLALPSAAMVCLEYWAFEILVFMAGVMPNAEQNTSLIAICVNTEAIAYMITYGLSAAASTRVSNELGAGNPEKAKNAMAVTLKLSILLALVVVLALAFGHNLWAGSFSNSSVIIKLFASMTPLLAVSIIADSVQGVLSGVARGCGWQHLAVYVNLGTFYLVGMTIASVLAFKLKLYAKGLWIGLICGLSCQTALLLVVTLRTKWTRLDLPRNADAVLA; translated from the exons ATGGAGAACGGAGACATGGTAGCAAACACTAACAATACGACCCCGTTGTTGGACGCAGGTGATCACGAAGACGCAGGTGATCACGAAGAGGGGTGGTGGAACAAGGTGCTTGACTTAGAGGAGGCAAAAAACCAGGTGTTGTTTTCGTTGCCGATGATTCTGACCAACGTTTTCTTTTACATGATCCCTCTGATTTCTGTCATGTTTGCCGGCCATCTCGGTGAGCTTCAGCTTGCCGGTGCAACCCTTGCAAATTCTTGGGCCACCGTCACCGGCTTCGCTTTCATG GTTGGATCAAGTGGAGCTCTAGAAACGTTGTGTGGGCAAGGATTCGGCGCAAAGTTATATAGAATGCTGGGGATTTATCTACAAGCCTCTTGCATCATTTCATTCCTGTCCTCTATCGCTGTATCCGTAGTCTGGTTCTACACAGAGCCAATACTTATCTTAATTCATCAAGACccacaaatttcaaaatatgCAGGGCTTTATATGAAATATCTTATCCCGGGATTGTTTGCATATGGCTTCCTGCACAACATTTTGAGATTTCTTCAGACGCAATCTGTTGTCATGCCACTGGTCTACTTCTCGGTGATCCCAGTGGTTCTTCATGTTGGAATTGCATATAGTCTGGTACATTGGACAGGTCTTGGTTATGCGGGAGCTCCGCTGGCAGCTTCGATTTCAATATGGATATCGATGCTAATGTTGGCCACGTACGTTTTGTGCGCAAAGAAGTTGGAGGTTACGTGGGAAGGGTTTTCATTAGAATCATTTCATTATGTCCTCTCCAACTTGAAACTTGCTCTACCCTCTGCAGCAATGGTATG TTTAGAGTATTGGGCCTTCGAGATTCTGGTGTTCATGGCAGGAGTGATGCCAAACGCAGAACAAAACACTTCCCTAATTGCAATCTG CGTGAATACAGAAGCAATTGCATACATGATTACATATGGCCTCAGTGCTGCTGCAAG CACAAGGGTGTCAAATGAATTGGGAGCAGGCAATCCTGAGAAAGCCAAGAATGCAATGGCTGTGACTCTTAAGCTTTCTATACTTCTCGCTCTAGTTGTTGTTCTGGCTCTGGCATTTGGTCACAATTTATGGGCCGGCTCCTTCAGCAACAGCAGTGTAATAATAAAACTATTTGCTTCCATGACACCATTGCTTGCAGTTTCAATAATTGCTGATTCTGTGCAAGGCGTCTTATCAG GTGTGGCCAGAGGATGTGGGTGGCAGCACTTGGCTGTGTATGTAAACTTGGGAACATTCTATTTGGTTGGCATGACAATTGCAAGTGTTCTTGCATTTAAGTTGAAACTATATGCTAAG GGGTTGTGGATTGGTTTAATCTGCGGTCTTTCATGCCAAACCGCCCTACTTTTGGTGGTTACGCTACGCACAAAATGGACTCGACTGGATTTACCTCGTAATGCAGATGCAGTTTTGGCCTAA